The segment GAGGAGGGTTTCGGTGAGGTTCACCAGACGGTCCACTCCCCCTTGCATTTCGCTGAGGTGTTTCTGGTAGGAGGAAATGTCTCTTTCCCGGGCCAACGCCAGGCCAATGCGGCCTTGCAGGATGGTGAGGGGGGTGCGCAGTTCATGGGCAGCCAGTCGAGCAAAAGTCTTTTCCCGCTCGATGGTTGATTGCAGGTGGTCCAGCATTTCATTGAAGGTGAGCACCAGCTGGGCCATTTCATCGTTTCCAATCACCCCAGGCACACGCTCCTGGTAACGTCCGGTTTCGGTGATCTCCCTGGCCTTGCGGGTGACCGTGTCCACCGGCCTGAGGGCCCGGTCGGCCAACAGGTAACCCAGCCCCATCGAGAGCAGCATCAGGACCAGATAGATCGGCAGCAGGATCCTGAGCAGGGTTTTCAGAAACAGAGTGCTTTCATGGGTGTCCTTGCCCACCATCAGGACAGTCTGGGCGTTCAGGGGAAGAACCAGCAAGCGGAATTTCTCTCCGGAATACCAGCCCACAGGGTGCAATGCTTTCATCAGGGGATGGGGTACGCCACTCTGGGCAAGGACCAGGCCCGAATGGTCCATCACCACCACGCTGAAATCTGCGGTGATTTGCGCGTCGTCCAGGTTGAGTTGTCTATCTTCCTGCAG is part of the Deinococcus roseus genome and harbors:
- a CDS encoding sensor histidine kinase, whose translation is MNLRLRLTLTYALLTSLLLALAALGVFWGTRGQIQKNTDTALEDVGAVLRQNLQEDRQLNLDDAQITADFSVVVMDHSGLVLAQSGVPHPLMKALHPVGWYSGEKFRLLVLPLNAQTVLMVGKDTHESTLFLKTLLRILLPIYLVLMLLSMGLGYLLADRALRPVDTVTRKAREITETGRYQERVPGVIGNDEMAQLVLTFNEMLDHLQSTIEREKTFARLAAHELRTPLTILQGRIGLALARERDISSYQKHLSEMQGGVDRLVNLTETLLKFSQAEQVLVEQVDLQLAVQQAVQEFPESVRQQIQTQLQSSWVQAETVALQQLIFNLLDNALKYGPANENILLQVEDHQLTVQDAGKGPPREEWERLLRPLERGMSPHHPAGSGLGLAFVASVCQQWNATLTPHWLPEGFQVTVKFQLAEAQQHLSQENPTC